In the genome of Candidatus Woesearchaeota archaeon, one region contains:
- a CDS encoding HAD hydrolase-like protein encodes MRTILVFDNDGVLRDESKSYQKAISQTVFDFSDNYPSEEELIDSMKESNDDWQRTYNILNQRGINIKFDEVKEHFQDLYLGKKRDFTGYINDEPWLIENILLYKLSKRYEMVIVSGAPREEIEFTLKKNYARCFFNEIWGMHECNGKKDGLEKVIERFSPPQILFCDDRPSPLKEANTLSNVKAYGIIPPQKYKGWGKTLREAGAKKVFRKVNNYCKAILEGRIK; translated from the coding sequence ATGCGAACTATACTAGTATTTGATAATGATGGCGTTTTAAGGGATGAATCTAAATCTTATCAAAAAGCTATCTCTCAAACAGTTTTTGATTTTAGTGACAACTATCCTTCAGAAGAAGAATTAATTGACTCTATGAAAGAGAGTAACGATGACTGGCAAAGAACTTATAATATTCTTAATCAAAGAGGAATAAATATCAAATTTGATGAAGTGAAGGAACATTTTCAAGATTTATACTTAGGAAAGAAAAGAGATTTTACAGGATATATTAATGATGAACCTTGGCTAATTGAAAATATACTTTTATATAAACTTTCCAAGCGTTATGAAATGGTTATTGTTAGTGGTGCACCACGTGAGGAAATAGAGTTTACTTTGAAAAAAAATTATGCTAGATGTTTTTTTAATGAAATTTGGGGTATGCATGAATGTAATGGAAAAAAAGATGGTTTAGAAAAAGTAATTGAAAGATTTTCGCCCCCACAAATTTTATTTTGTGATGATCGACCTTCACCTTTAAAAGAAGCTAATACTCTTTCAAATGTTAAAGCTTATGGTATTATACCTCCACAAAAATATAAAGGTTGGGGTAAAACCCTTAGAGAAGCTGGAGCTAAAAAAGTTTTTAGAAAAGTTAATAACTATTGCAAGGCCATTTTAGAAGGAAGAATTAAATAA
- a CDS encoding radical SAM protein encodes MEKIVIDSKVPLIGNIFFGIIDRGTNVLQVRATTRCNLNCIYCSVDSGVNSKLHKSVFEVKLDYLLNWVKKMVEFKGEGVEVHLDSVGEPLMYLPIIELIKEIRKLENVKIISMQSNGQLLNKKLIKELDDAGLNRINLSINSLDEKNACYIAGVLKFNIKNLLESINELKKTKIEVLIAPVLIPGVNDKDIEEIVKYCKDNEIKLGIQKYEIYPYSRKVKEAKQERWYHFYKKLKEFEQKYKIKLVLNPKEFGIEKRPRYPIDIKKGDKLNVEIVMQGWLNDQKVAKYKAASITIRNCSNNIGDKVRIKIVEDKNNLFIGELIKSN; translated from the coding sequence ATGGAAAAGATAGTTATAGACTCAAAAGTACCTCTAATAGGTAACATTTTCTTTGGTATAATTGACAGAGGAACTAATGTACTGCAAGTTAGAGCAACTACACGATGTAATTTGAATTGTATTTATTGCAGTGTTGATTCTGGAGTTAATTCTAAGCTTCATAAGTCTGTCTTTGAAGTTAAATTAGATTATTTACTTAATTGGGTTAAAAAAATGGTTGAGTTCAAAGGTGAAGGTGTTGAAGTTCATTTGGATAGTGTTGGTGAACCTTTGATGTACCTCCCTATTATTGAACTAATTAAAGAAATTAGAAAATTAGAAAATGTTAAAATTATATCTATGCAAAGTAATGGACAGTTACTTAATAAAAAATTAATTAAAGAATTAGATGACGCTGGATTAAATAGAATAAATTTGTCTATAAATAGTTTAGATGAAAAAAATGCTTGTTATATTGCCGGAGTTCTAAAATTTAATATTAAAAACTTACTTGAAAGTATAAATGAGCTTAAAAAAACTAAAATAGAGGTTCTAATTGCACCGGTTTTAATTCCAGGTGTAAATGATAAAGATATAGAGGAAATTGTTAAGTATTGCAAGGATAATGAAATTAAATTAGGAATACAAAAATATGAAATATATCCTTATTCTAGAAAAGTAAAAGAAGCTAAACAAGAAAGATGGTATCATTTTTATAAAAAATTAAAAGAATTTGAACAAAAGTATAAAATAAAATTAGTTTTAAATCCTAAAGAGTTTGGAATTGAAAAAAGGCCAAGGTATCCAATAGATATTAAAAAAGGTGATAAACTAAATGTTGAGATAGTTATGCAGGGGTGGTTGAATGATCAAAAAGTTGCAAAGTATAAAGCTGCTTCTATAACTATTAGAAACTGTTCAAATAATATTGGTGATAAAGTTAGAATTAAAATAGTAGAAGATAAGAACAATTTGTTTATTGGCGAATTAATTAAAAGTAACTAG
- a CDS encoding asparagine synthase: MPNLFKTEADWNKFIKTLTKPKKPLTSKKEIIPQLYYLSEKVILEQYNKSKKPLGVLFSGGIDSTFIAWILKKNNCDFICFSVGTKRSKDLEWAERISQELNFKLVKKVYSLEEFETTLKKVAPLFKTELKNEEIAGYVKLSVGCVVYAGLELAKTFNISDIYTGLGSEEIFAGYHKHKKKFLGTLASKDLNKECWDELKLVYNKDIKRDTKIANLFKITLLCPYLSKELIEYAYSIPLKFKISKTERKIILRECALKSELPEEFAFRKKIAAQYGSYFDKTIKKLARQNKFKYKRDYLQKIIN, from the coding sequence ATGCCTAATTTATTTAAAACAGAAGCAGATTGGAATAAATTCATAAAAACTCTTACTAAACCTAAAAAACCCCTTACTTCTAAAAAAGAAATAATACCTCAATTATACTATCTATCTGAAAAAGTTATTTTAGAGCAATATAACAAATCTAAAAAACCCCTAGGAGTTTTATTTTCTGGTGGAATAGATAGCACTTTTATAGCCTGGATTTTAAAAAAGAATAATTGTGATTTCATTTGTTTTAGTGTTGGAACAAAAAGATCAAAGGATTTAGAATGGGCTGAAAGAATATCTCAAGAATTAAATTTTAAACTAGTTAAAAAAGTTTATTCCTTAGAAGAGTTTGAAACAACTTTAAAGAAAGTTGCGCCTCTTTTCAAAACTGAATTAAAAAATGAAGAAATTGCTGGATATGTTAAATTAAGTGTAGGTTGTGTAGTTTATGCAGGACTAGAACTTGCAAAAACTTTTAATATTTCAGATATTTATACTGGTTTAGGCAGTGAAGAAATTTTTGCAGGTTATCACAAACACAAAAAGAAATTTCTTGGCACCCTAGCTTCAAAAGATCTTAATAAAGAATGTTGGGATGAATTAAAGTTAGTTTATAACAAGGATATAAAGAGAGATACAAAAATTGCAAATCTATTCAAAATAACTCTTTTATGCCCTTACCTATCAAAAGAATTAATAGAGTATGCTTATTCTATTCCTTTAAAATTTAAAATCAGCAAAACTGAAAGAAAAATAATCTTAAGAGAATGTGCTTTAAAATCCGAACTTCCAGAAGAATTTGCATTTAGAAAAAAAATTGCAGCTCAATACGGAAGTTATTTTGATAAAACTATTAAGAAACTAGCGAGACAAAATAAATTTAAATATAAAAGAGACTATCTCCAAAAAATAATAAACTAA
- a CDS encoding ATP-binding protein codes for MLLGKIIGKTSTNYFQFKLDQEAKKFDYLKVESPEGIVLCQIIELKRDVNETIADCLIVGLRKEGKLSPIRTPFSPGLEVNSADDEFIKEILGLEKNNNGVYLGRIENRSLNVFLDINRLLTKHISVLAKSGSGKSYTVGVILEEIIDKKIPVVIIDPHGEYIALKNPNFEEKEKLKTFNLEPKSYLNNIIEYAPDTESNPEAIPLKLSVANLSPTTLIQLLPAKLNNQQIGILYSALKNMNNFDMQEIILSLETEESNAKWVLISILEYIKKLNIFSDNPVSMKDIVQPNKASIINLKGIPPELQEAIVYKLAYDLFDERKKGNIPPFLLVVEEAHNFIPERNYKEAKSSSILRQIAAEGRKFGLGLCLITQRPSRIEKNALSQVSTQIILKITNPNDLRAVVSSVEGITNESAEEIKNLPIGTALVVGAVNVPIFVNIRTRKSKHGGEAVDIMETISSLVNSTQDADLMPIIKQKLSLQDIQIIKGNKDIKIKLIPCIFLKCKSKLPSKTQTLSDFSLLINLNNGQIINNIETASGFKIPEINSLPESQMKMLKLAIILGEFTPSEAFAKSGMQFSEVYDIVNTLANKGFLIRDTKFSLSNSLKPLHDLSKFAVYEKVNFMKVDNAEKLNKQAEPEKIKATISNFTNILDTKECYLIVYT; via the coding sequence ATGCTTTTAGGAAAAATTATAGGAAAAACCTCAACAAACTACTTTCAATTTAAATTAGATCAAGAAGCAAAGAAATTTGACTATCTTAAAGTTGAATCTCCAGAAGGCATAGTTTTGTGTCAAATTATAGAACTTAAAAGAGATGTTAATGAGACTATTGCAGATTGTTTGATTGTTGGTTTAAGAAAAGAAGGAAAACTATCTCCTATTAGGACACCTTTTTCTCCAGGTTTAGAAGTTAATTCAGCAGATGATGAATTTATTAAAGAAATATTGGGCTTAGAAAAAAATAATAATGGTGTTTATTTAGGTAGAATTGAAAATAGATCTTTAAATGTTTTTTTAGATATTAATAGATTACTAACTAAGCATATTTCAGTTTTAGCAAAATCAGGTTCTGGAAAATCTTACACAGTTGGAGTTATTTTAGAAGAAATAATTGACAAAAAAATACCTGTAGTTATTATAGATCCACATGGAGAATATATTGCATTAAAAAATCCTAATTTTGAAGAAAAAGAAAAATTAAAAACTTTTAATTTAGAACCAAAGTCTTATTTAAATAATATAATTGAATATGCTCCAGACACAGAATCAAATCCAGAAGCTATTCCTTTAAAATTGTCTGTTGCAAATCTTTCTCCAACAACCTTAATTCAACTCTTACCTGCAAAACTAAATAATCAACAAATAGGAATATTATATTCTGCTTTAAAAAATATGAATAATTTTGATATGCAAGAAATTATTCTTTCATTAGAAACAGAAGAAAGTAATGCTAAATGGGTTTTAATTAGCATATTAGAATATATAAAAAAATTAAACATTTTCTCAGATAATCCAGTATCTATGAAAGATATTGTACAGCCTAATAAGGCTTCCATAATCAATTTAAAAGGCATACCGCCAGAATTGCAAGAAGCAATAGTTTACAAATTAGCTTATGATTTATTCGATGAAAGAAAAAAAGGAAATATCCCCCCTTTCTTATTAGTAGTTGAAGAAGCACATAATTTTATTCCAGAAAGAAATTATAAAGAAGCAAAATCTTCAAGTATATTAAGACAAATCGCAGCAGAAGGAAGAAAGTTTGGTTTAGGTCTATGTTTAATTACTCAAAGACCTTCAAGAATAGAAAAAAATGCGCTTTCTCAAGTTAGCACACAAATTATACTTAAAATTACAAATCCAAATGATCTAAGAGCAGTTGTTTCTTCAGTAGAAGGTATAACTAATGAATCTGCAGAAGAAATAAAAAATCTTCCAATAGGTACAGCTTTAGTCGTAGGTGCAGTTAATGTTCCAATTTTTGTAAACATAAGAACAAGAAAATCTAAACATGGTGGAGAAGCAGTAGATATTATGGAAACTATTTCTAGTTTAGTAAATTCAACACAAGATGCAGATTTAATGCCTATAATAAAACAAAAATTATCTTTGCAAGATATTCAAATAATAAAAGGAAATAAAGATATTAAAATAAAATTAATTCCTTGCATATTCTTAAAATGCAAATCTAAACTTCCAAGTAAAACTCAAACTCTTTCAGATTTCAGTTTATTAATTAATTTGAATAATGGGCAAATAATAAACAATATAGAAACTGCTTCTGGATTCAAAATACCTGAAATAAATTCACTTCCAGAAAGTCAAATGAAAATGCTCAAACTAGCCATTATACTGGGAGAATTCACCCCTTCAGAAGCCTTTGCAAAGTCAGGAATGCAATTCTCAGAAGTTTACGATATTGTTAATACTTTAGCAAACAAAGGATTTTTAATAAGAGATACAAAATTCTCACTTTCAAATTCATTAAAACCTTTGCATGATTTATCTAAATTTGCAGTTTATGAAAAAGTAAATTTCATGAAAGTAGACAATGCAGAGAAATTAAACAAACAAGCAGAACCTGAAAAAATAAAAGCAACAATTTCGAATTTTACCAATATTTTAGATACAAAAGAATGTTATTTAATTGTTTATACCTAA
- a CDS encoding 30S ribosomal protein S19e, protein MGTIFDYSASKLINKAAEALKSVKEIKSPDWASFVRTGRAKERPPTEPDWWYKRTAAILRKIYLYSPIGVSKLRVKFGSRKNRGVKPENFYPASGNHIRKMLQQLQKAGLIEESKKTKKGRIITAKGKSFLDKLAKD, encoded by the coding sequence ATGGGGACAATATTCGATTATAGTGCATCAAAATTAATAAACAAGGCAGCAGAAGCTTTAAAATCAGTAAAAGAGATTAAATCTCCTGACTGGGCTAGCTTTGTAAGAACAGGAAGAGCTAAAGAAAGACCTCCGACAGAGCCTGATTGGTGGTATAAGAGAACTGCAGCCATATTAAGAAAAATTTATTTATACAGCCCTATTGGAGTTTCAAAATTAAGAGTAAAATTTGGTTCTAGAAAAAATAGAGGTGTAAAACCTGAAAATTTCTATCCTGCATCTGGAAATCATATTAGAAAAATGTTGCAACAATTACAAAAAGCAGGATTAATCGAAGAAAGTAAAAAAACCAAGAAAGGAAGAATAATTACTGCTAAAGGAAAATCATTTTTAGATAAATTGGCTAAAGACTAA
- the gatB gene encoding Asp-tRNA(Asn)/Glu-tRNA(Gln) amidotransferase subunit GatB, giving the protein MVKIGLEVHIPLNKLQTKLFCSCKLPKIDSEPNSHCCHVCLGHPGSKPVLNKTAVENALKLALSLGFEIADEAIFSRKTYFYPDMTKNYQITQYEIPLGQKGSLVLDSGKKVNLKRIHLEEDPGALIHPSGMQSSQYVLIDYNRAGIPLVEVVSDPDMTSPEEAREFLNKLIQRVNYLNIYDSKDATIKADANISVEGGARIEIKNISGFKEISKALTYELEVQKKEKSKEQQTKAWDPEQELTFKLRSKETEEDYGYIFDPDLSIIELQPLIKKVEKEIPELAHQKVQRYIKIYKIPKEDAETIASELFLAELFEKIATKIDPILAAKWLRRELLRVLNYNKKELSEMEIDGQHLIDLLTLVKEKKITEQTAQKIMEKLIEKPFDIKSYVEKNKLALVSSENELEVICKKILKGNEKVLQDYKNGEEKAFNYLVGQVMKETRGRASPQVVNALMKKLIK; this is encoded by the coding sequence ATGGTAAAAATAGGTCTTGAAGTTCATATACCCTTAAATAAGCTTCAAACAAAGCTTTTCTGTAGCTGTAAACTTCCAAAAATAGATTCAGAACCTAATTCTCATTGTTGCCATGTTTGTTTAGGACATCCAGGTTCAAAACCTGTTCTAAATAAAACTGCAGTTGAAAATGCTCTAAAATTAGCACTTTCATTAGGTTTTGAAATTGCAGATGAAGCAATATTCTCAAGAAAAACTTATTTTTATCCAGATATGACTAAAAATTATCAGATCACTCAATACGAAATTCCACTAGGACAAAAAGGCTCTTTAGTTTTAGATTCAGGTAAAAAAGTAAATCTAAAAAGAATTCATCTAGAAGAGGACCCAGGAGCTTTAATTCATCCATCAGGAATGCAATCTTCTCAGTACGTTTTAATTGATTATAATAGGGCAGGAATTCCTTTAGTAGAAGTTGTTTCAGATCCAGATATGACTTCACCCGAAGAAGCAAGAGAATTCTTAAATAAATTAATACAAAGAGTAAATTATCTAAATATCTATGATTCAAAAGATGCAACAATAAAAGCAGATGCAAATATTTCAGTAGAGGGCGGGGCAAGAATAGAAATAAAAAATATTTCAGGATTTAAAGAAATAAGTAAGGCTCTAACTTATGAATTAGAAGTGCAAAAAAAAGAAAAATCAAAAGAGCAGCAGACAAAAGCATGGGATCCTGAACAAGAATTAACTTTTAAACTAAGAAGTAAAGAAACAGAAGAAGATTATGGTTATATATTTGATCCAGATTTGTCAATCATAGAATTACAACCTTTAATTAAAAAAGTAGAAAAAGAAATTCCAGAATTAGCGCATCAAAAAGTTCAGAGATATATTAAAATCTATAAAATTCCAAAAGAAGATGCAGAAACTATTGCTTCAGAATTGTTTCTAGCAGAATTATTTGAAAAAATTGCAACTAAAATAGACCCTATTCTTGCAGCTAAATGGCTTAGAAGAGAACTTTTAAGAGTTTTAAACTATAATAAAAAAGAGCTTTCAGAAATGGAAATTGACGGGCAACATTTAATTGATTTACTTACTTTAGTAAAAGAAAAGAAAATCACAGAACAAACAGCACAAAAGATTATGGAAAAATTAATTGAAAAACCTTTTGATATTAAATCTTATGTTGAAAAAAACAAACTTGCATTAGTTTCTTCAGAAAATGAACTCGAAGTTATTTGTAAAAAAATTCTAAAAGGAAATGAGAAAGTTCTTCAAGATTATAAAAATGGAGAAGAAAAAGCATTTAACTATTTAGTTGGACAAGTAATGAAAGAAACAAGAGGAAGAGCATCACCACAAGTAGTAAATGCTTTGATGAAAAAGCTTATAAAGTAA
- a CDS encoding metal-dependent hydrolase, translating into MPYAVTHILTALVSAEFIRDYLYKDGIKRYHVLIAGIAGLLPDLDFALFWILKLFFNNNINLNSVHRVYTHTFMIPLFLVLLVLIIKKWRLPLLAIAFGFSVHLVLDAILAGYIYPIYPFSAVGIGWDLIKDEKVMVQVFASIDSILLVLWLLHEEFKHKISSYF; encoded by the coding sequence ATGCCTTACGCAGTAACACATATACTCACAGCATTAGTTTCAGCAGAGTTTATTAGAGACTATCTCTATAAAGATGGAATAAAACGATATCATGTTCTAATTGCAGGTATAGCTGGCTTACTTCCAGATTTAGATTTTGCTTTATTCTGGATTTTAAAACTATTTTTTAATAATAATATAAACTTAAATAGTGTTCATAGAGTTTATACTCACACATTTATGATACCTTTATTTTTAGTACTTCTTGTTTTAATAATAAAGAAGTGGAGACTACCTTTACTTGCAATTGCATTTGGTTTTAGTGTCCATTTAGTATTAGATGCAATCTTAGCAGGTTATATTTATCCTATTTATCCTTTTAGTGCTGTAGGTATTGGTTGGGACTTAATAAAAGATGAAAAAGTTATGGTTCAGGTATTTGCATCAATAGATTCAATACTTTTAGTATTATGGTTATTACACGAAGAATTTAAACATAAAATATCTAGTTACTTTTAA
- a CDS encoding RNA-guided pseudouridylation complex pseudouridine synthase subunit Cbf5: protein MTKIIIKESITNPNKGKYPEMREIRELIEYGIVNIDKPAGPTSHLVTANVSKIVGASKGGHSGTLDPGVSGVLPVAFDKATRIMEIFLKTGKEYVCLMRLHKEIDDKILNKVFDKFRGKIQQLPPVRSAVKRQLREREIYKIEILERKDKFVLFRVSCQAGTYIRKLCSDIGVLIGGAHMQELRRTRVGPFNEDNITTITEIKDNYEFWKTKKDESGLRKNIIPIEEAVSFLKKIWVLDSAVENLCNGSDLYSGGISALEDAIKKDETIAIFTLKDELVSIGTARLDAAKIKNSRSCVAKNGKVFMKLGTYR, encoded by the coding sequence ATGACTAAAATAATTATAAAAGAAAGTATAACTAATCCTAATAAAGGTAAATATCCTGAAATGCGTGAGATTAGAGAACTAATTGAGTATGGGATTGTAAATATAGATAAACCTGCAGGACCTACATCCCATTTAGTAACTGCAAATGTTTCTAAGATAGTTGGAGCTAGTAAGGGTGGACATTCAGGAACTTTAGACCCTGGTGTAAGTGGGGTGCTACCAGTTGCATTTGACAAGGCAACAAGAATAATGGAAATATTTCTTAAAACCGGTAAAGAATATGTATGTTTAATGAGGCTACACAAAGAGATTGATGATAAAATTCTAAATAAAGTGTTTGACAAGTTTAGAGGTAAGATACAACAATTACCGCCTGTAAGATCAGCAGTTAAACGTCAATTAAGAGAAAGAGAAATATACAAAATAGAAATTCTTGAAAGAAAAGATAAATTTGTTTTATTTAGAGTTAGTTGCCAAGCTGGAACTTATATAAGAAAATTATGTTCTGATATTGGTGTATTAATTGGTGGAGCGCATATGCAAGAACTTAGAAGAACTAGAGTTGGACCATTTAATGAAGATAATATTACTACAATAACTGAGATTAAAGATAATTATGAGTTTTGGAAAACTAAAAAAGATGAAAGTGGATTAAGAAAAAATATAATTCCAATTGAAGAAGCTGTTTCCTTTTTAAAGAAAATTTGGGTATTGGATTCTGCGGTTGAAAATTTATGTAATGGTTCTGATTTATATTCTGGTGGGATTTCCGCCCTTGAAGATGCAATTAAAAAAGATGAAACTATTGCGATATTTACATTAAAAGACGAATTAGTTTCTATTGGAACTGCAAGGTTAGATGCTGCAAAGATTAAGAATTCCAGAAGTTGTGTTGCAAAGAATGGTAAGGTGTTTATGAAGCTTGGAACTTATAGATAA
- a CDS encoding 60S ribosomal protein L31 gives MAEEKTYIIPLRSRWLRAPKYKRSKRAVGALREYLSRHLKRDVRIGKYLNHAIWSQGHKMPPGKVKVRIEEDKESMTAELFDAPRAKKEEKVEKKKEVKAEETKPEVKEEKKTEKVKVEQTEEKPIAVPKKEVKAKVGH, from the coding sequence ATGGCTGAAGAAAAAACATATATCATTCCATTGAGAAGCAGATGGCTTAGAGCTCCAAAGTATAAAAGAAGTAAAAGAGCTGTTGGTGCTTTAAGAGAATATCTAAGTAGACATCTTAAAAGAGATGTGAGAATAGGAAAATATCTTAATCATGCTATTTGGAGTCAAGGGCATAAAATGCCTCCAGGAAAAGTAAAAGTAAGAATAGAGGAAGATAAAGAAAGCATGACTGCAGAATTATTTGATGCTCCTAGAGCAAAGAAAGAAGAAAAAGTGGAAAAGAAAAAAGAAGTCAAAGCAGAAGAGACTAAACCAGAAGTAAAAGAAGAAAAGAAAACTGAAAAAGTTAAAGTTGAACAAACTGAAGAGAAGCCAATTGCAGTACCGAAGAAAGAAGTAAAGGCTAAAGTTGGGCACTAA